One Rosa chinensis cultivar Old Blush chromosome 5, RchiOBHm-V2, whole genome shotgun sequence genomic region harbors:
- the LOC112202054 gene encoding E2F transcription factor-like E2FE isoform X1, translated as MMRKVMRVVMQPGVRMRTPVSIPNLQETRKLVESISLDEAARLLLGDAHNAYVMRTAKVRRIYDIANVSSSMNLIEKTHAVDTRKPTDKWLGLRGKDATSSASDESRKRAFGTVITNVVREAK; from the exons ATGATGAGGAAGGTGATGAGAGTGGTCATGCAACCGGGAGTCAGAATGAGAACCCCGGTGTCAATCCCAAATCTTCAGGAAACTCGAAAACTG GTAGAATCCATCTCCCTTGATGAAGCTGCAAGGTTATTACTTGGGGATGCACACAATGCATATGTAATGAGAA CAGCTAAAGTAAGGCGGATTTATGATATTGCAAATGTTTCGTCCTCCATGAATCTTATTGAAAAG ACCCACGCAGTAGATACAAGGAAGCCTACAGATAAATGGTTGGGATTGAGAGGAAAAGATGCTACGAGCTCAGCTTCAGACGAGTCTAGAAAAAGAGCCTTTGGAACAGTTATCACAAACGTTGTAAGAGAGGCAAAGTAG
- the LOC112202054 gene encoding E2F transcription factor-like E2FE isoform X2 has translation MMRKVMRVVMQPGVRMRTPVSIPNLQETRKLVESISLDEAARLLLGDAHNAYVMRTKVRRIYDIANVSSSMNLIEKTHAVDTRKPTDKWLGLRGKDATSSASDESRKRAFGTVITNVVREAK, from the exons ATGATGAGGAAGGTGATGAGAGTGGTCATGCAACCGGGAGTCAGAATGAGAACCCCGGTGTCAATCCCAAATCTTCAGGAAACTCGAAAACTG GTAGAATCCATCTCCCTTGATGAAGCTGCAAGGTTATTACTTGGGGATGCACACAATGCATATGTAATGAGAA CTAAAGTAAGGCGGATTTATGATATTGCAAATGTTTCGTCCTCCATGAATCTTATTGAAAAG ACCCACGCAGTAGATACAAGGAAGCCTACAGATAAATGGTTGGGATTGAGAGGAAAAGATGCTACGAGCTCAGCTTCAGACGAGTCTAGAAAAAGAGCCTTTGGAACAGTTATCACAAACGTTGTAAGAGAGGCAAAGTAG